A single uncultured Acetobacterium sp. DNA region contains:
- a CDS encoding GTP-binding protein, translating into MKVIVLGGFLGSGKTSVLLQLAKFLVSRSRKEENTTPVVIVENEIGSSGVDNLLLENQGLTVKNLFAGCACCTSSAQLEDTVLFLKKEFAPQWIIIEATGLAYPDKIKHTVTDAFGFETGIITIIDAQRWFRLIAAMESFVSGQLENAMGVLVNKIDAVEEDCIDAVIASIKTYNPTVPCYPISAITELSDGFWENLLEKL; encoded by the coding sequence ATGAAAGTCATTGTATTAGGCGGTTTTCTGGGATCCGGTAAAACCAGTGTATTACTGCAGCTGGCTAAGTTTCTGGTTTCCCGGTCCAGAAAAGAGGAAAATACCACACCAGTGGTGATTGTTGAAAATGAAATTGGGAGCTCCGGGGTTGATAACCTGCTATTGGAAAATCAGGGGCTTACAGTAAAAAATCTCTTTGCGGGCTGCGCCTGTTGTACATCGTCGGCTCAGCTGGAAGATACAGTTTTGTTTCTTAAAAAGGAATTCGCTCCCCAGTGGATTATTATTGAAGCCACCGGTTTGGCCTATCCTGATAAGATCAAGCACACCGTGACAGATGCCTTTGGGTTTGAAACCGGGATTATTACCATTATCGATGCCCAGCGTTGGTTCCGGCTGATTGCCGCCATGGAGTCTTTTGTCTCCGGCCAGTTGGAAAATGCCATGGGTGTGTTAGTGAATAAAATTGACGCTGTGGAAGAGGATTGTATTGACGCGGTAATTGCAAGCATCAAAACTTATAATCCGACGGTCCCCTGCTACCCCATCTCTGCCATTACTGAGCTGAGTGATGGTTTCTGGGAAAATCTGCTGGAAAAACTATGA
- a CDS encoding D-Ala-D-Ala carboxypeptidase family metallohydrolase, whose protein sequence is MTQELFMENYGELVQNTLVKSQVVKAEEEMLKRLKEKLQTNLENAGLDRIDYATGLVLAGIFRKSRKSEKGVLESRAAFDWPLTISSGARCPPVNRDAGGVPDSCHLTGEAFDGYFAGHMNAAVIEAMADFAVNQGFGVIRYPDELFCHFQIPLRNSIVY, encoded by the coding sequence ATGACACAAGAATTATTTATGGAAAACTATGGTGAACTGGTCCAGAATACCCTGGTGAAATCTCAGGTGGTTAAGGCCGAGGAGGAAATGTTAAAAAGGCTCAAAGAAAAGCTCCAGACCAATCTGGAAAATGCCGGATTGGATCGGATCGATTACGCCACCGGGCTGGTGCTGGCTGGGATATTTCGCAAAAGCCGGAAATCAGAAAAAGGCGTTCTGGAAAGCCGGGCCGCCTTCGACTGGCCCCTGACCATCTCCTCTGGAGCCCGGTGTCCGCCGGTCAACCGGGATGCCGGTGGCGTTCCTGATTCCTGCCATTTAACCGGCGAGGCCTTTGATGGCTACTTTGCTGGCCATATGAATGCCGCAGTGATTGAAGCCATGGCAGATTTCGCCGTGAACCAAGGCTTTGGGGTGATCCGTTATCCCGATGAATTGTTTTGCCACTTTCAGATTCCATTGCGGAATTCGATAGTTTACTAG
- a CDS encoding helix-turn-helix transcriptional regulator has translation MMLRGERTQKEVSQAIGISEGQLWHIELGRTSPNDKVKPRMAKYFRVSLVALFFTFDKPFLLPNKQGRCPRRLNWQVM, from the coding sequence ATGATGCTGCGAGGGGAGCGAACCCAAAAAGAGGTGTCCCAGGCTATCGGTATCAGTGAAGGTCAACTCTGGCATATTGAATTGGGGCGAACCAGTCCCAATGATAAGGTAAAGCCAAGGATGGCCAAATATTTTCGCGTCAGTCTGGTGGCATTGTTTTTTACCTTTGATAAGCCTTTTCTGCTGCCGAACAAACAGGGCAGATGTCCGAGAAGGTTAAATTGGCAGGTAATGTGA
- a CDS encoding guanosine polyphosphate pyrophosphohydrolase → MKTLNDYLYSGDTVLKILQRYSDDLKQSAKETDNQIELLHCNFLLQIAELLQHNDFLSSQSQRIREFYKLMANDYPFLAFTFKGRIKSLIRAEAKFNGYIVEYIYDYYIEHGNYPSLPELKNALNCFRDLIAYRIVISLPKCNLKAGETCADEEIKYLYDVANQLPGFMEERGFTAELSSLTGQKKSSLLKENASPYYRDYIANSESTGYQSLHITFYDNIARCYVEVQLRTKEMDDFAEIGPANHLGYEKRQEGERARREAIPKGENIYFDDAYERVITLQQLELSKLDVNMFSAMDNSLINDGCGLYRGRLILPYEHLSRFQNDLID, encoded by the coding sequence ATGAAAACATTAAATGATTACCTATACTCAGGCGATACCGTGCTTAAGATTTTGCAGCGCTATTCTGATGATTTAAAACAGTCGGCGAAAGAAACGGACAATCAGATTGAGCTTCTGCATTGTAATTTTCTGCTTCAGATTGCGGAACTTTTGCAGCACAATGATTTCCTGTCGTCGCAATCCCAGCGGATTCGTGAATTCTATAAACTGATGGCCAATGATTATCCTTTTCTGGCCTTTACGTTTAAGGGACGAATTAAATCGCTGATCCGCGCGGAAGCAAAATTTAACGGATATATTGTGGAATATATTTATGATTATTATATTGAACATGGCAATTACCCTTCTCTTCCTGAACTGAAAAACGCGTTAAATTGTTTTCGGGATCTGATTGCCTATCGAATCGTGATTTCTCTGCCAAAATGTAATCTGAAAGCAGGGGAGACTTGCGCCGATGAAGAAATAAAATATCTCTATGATGTTGCTAACCAGTTGCCTGGTTTCATGGAGGAACGGGGATTTACCGCCGAACTGTCTTCTTTAACGGGCCAGAAAAAATCGTCTTTGTTAAAAGAGAATGCAAGCCCATACTACCGGGATTATATTGCAAATTCAGAGTCGACCGGTTATCAGTCACTGCATATCACATTTTATGATAACATTGCCCGTTGTTATGTGGAAGTACAACTTCGGACTAAAGAGATGGACGATTTTGCTGAGATTGGTCCGGCTAATCATTTAGGTTACGAAAAACGACAAGAAGGTGAAAGAGCCAGACGCGAGGCAATTCCCAAGGGTGAAAATATTTATTTTGATGATGCCTATGAAAGAGTTATCACCTTGCAGCAGCTTGAATTATCAAAATTGGACGTCAATATGTTTTCTGCCATGGACAATTCGCTGATCAACGACGGCTGTGGTCTCTACCGCGGCAGACTGATTCTTCCCTATGAGCATCTGTCACGATTTCAGAATGACCTGATTGATTAA